Within Candidatus Eisenbacteria bacterium, the genomic segment GCGCTCCTCCTCTGCAAGGCGGACGGCATCGAGGCGATCGTCGAGACGACGGGCCACGTGGAGCACGGCGCCCACGTCGCCGTGGAGACGATCCGGAACGGCAAGCACCTGATCCTCGGCAACGTGGAGCTGGACGCGACCGTCGGCCCGATCCTCAAGGTGCACGCGGACCGCGCGGGCGTGGTCTTCACCGACACCGACGGCGACGAGCCCGGGGTGGCGATGAACCTCTTCCGGTTCGTGAAGACGATCGGCTACCGCCCGGTCCTGGCGGGCAACATCAAGGGCATGATCGACCGCTACCGCACGCCCGAGACGCAGCGCGCGTTCGCCGAGAAGGTGAACCAGAAGCCGGTCATGATCACGAGCTTCGCCGACGGGACGAAGCTCTCCATGGAGGCCGCGATCCTGTGCAACGCGACAGGGCTTCGCGTGGACGTGCGCGGGATGCACGGACATCCGTGCGCGCACGTGAAGGAGATCCTGACGAAGTTCCCGCCCGAGAAGCTCTTGAAGCAGGGACTCGTCGAGTACACGCTCGGGGCCGAGCCGCACACGGGCGCGTTCGTCGTGGGATACAACGAGAACCCGATCAAGCAGCAGTACATGAAGTACTTCAAGATGGGCGACGGGCCGCTCTATCTCTTCTACACGCCGTATCACCTGCCTCAGGTGCAGCTGCCGCTGACGGTGGCCCGCGCCGTCCTCTTCCGGGACCCCACGGTCACGCCGATCGGCGCGCCGGTCGTGGACGTCGTCACCGTGGCGAAGCGGGATCTCGAGCCGGGCGAGGTCCTCGACGGGATCGGCGGCTTCCACTGCTACGGCTCGATCGACAACTACGAGGTGAGCGAGGCGGGCGACCTGCTGCCCATGGGGCTCTCCGAGGGCTGCCGCGTGATGCGCCGGGTCCCGAAGGACCAGGCGCTGAGCTTCGCGGACGTGGAGCTTCCGCCGGGCCGGCTGAGCGACCAGCTTCGGGAGGAACAGACGAAGCACTTCGCGAAGACGTCCGCCCAGCCGAGCCCCGCGCCG encodes:
- a CDS encoding NAD(P)-dependent oxidoreductase — protein: MQIVDTALEKRLAEGNPVRVAMVGAGYMARGISLEILTGIRGMKLVAVANRTIDQAERTYRDAGIDEFVRCTTLSQVNAALAAGKYVVTEDALLLCKADGIEAIVETTGHVEHGAHVAVETIRNGKHLILGNVELDATVGPILKVHADRAGVVFTDTDGDEPGVAMNLFRFVKTIGYRPVLAGNIKGMIDRYRTPETQRAFAEKVNQKPVMITSFADGTKLSMEAAILCNATGLRVDVRGMHGHPCAHVKEILTKFPPEKLLKQGLVEYTLGAEPHTGAFVVGYNENPIKQQYMKYFKMGDGPLYLFYTPYHLPQVQLPLTVARAVLFRDPTVTPIGAPVVDVVTVAKRDLEPGEVLDGIGGFHCYGSIDNYEVSEAGDLLPMGLSEGCRVMRRVPKDQALSFADVELPPGRLSDQLREEQTKHFAKTSAQPSPAPAR